The following are encoded in a window of Rosa chinensis cultivar Old Blush chromosome 4, RchiOBHm-V2, whole genome shotgun sequence genomic DNA:
- the LOC112197879 gene encoding uncharacterized protein LOC112197879 translates to MEPLSLKLEMLKGPREGETLEYRPGSKVRIGRVVRGNNLPIKDSGISTNHLIIDSDESGQWMIRDLDSSNGTIVNGTKLKPDMPLELSDGDEIKIGEYTSISVKIEGHEGDRLRRNPRRGAAGKVGTVEESRGRRGRVKKENEVEVKLEVEIENDEEINVAAPVAENRGRRGRPAKKKEENSELEKEGEEIEVVEKPKRGRGRPGKARVLKSVDLVEEVAVPEVSLRATQRCKDVEAVVPDSENCSVECEQVKIEPKRRGGGRKRKNVQEVPRVCEEGNVAAEKNLGEIGPVGVNGDNDDKGDVPEQKDSGGIGPVDIKENGVYDDDAKGLNLGDEEAAVGFDVAESGNDNEKAKGSDLGHEEAAIDCNVGESGDKVGSGSWNCFGVNGAKDVDKKGTDSGVKEGLSWQEPDLEKMTLDDWFDYVEDSLPKAVNNEIDKICSGMREKAKLVQEYIAQYKKEKCQS, encoded by the coding sequence ATGGAGCCTTTATCTCTCAAGCTCGAGATGCTCAAAGGCCCCCGGGAGGGAGAGACCCTAGAGTACCGACCCGGATCCAAGGTCCGAATCGGTCGGGTCGTCCGCGGCAACAACCTCCCCATCAAAGACTCCGGCATTTCCACCAACCACCTCATCATCGACTCCGACGAATCGGGTCAATGGATGATCCGAGACCTCGACTCCTCCAACGGAACCATCGTAAACGGCACCAAGCTCAAGCCGGACATGCCGTTGGAGCTGAGCGACGGCGACGAGATAAAGATCGGGGAGTACACGTCCATCTCCGTCAAGATCGAAGGCCATGAAGGGGACAGGTTGAGAAGGAATCCGAGGCGCGGCGCGGCGGGGAAGGTGGGGACGGTTGAGGAGAGTCGGGGCCGGAGAGGGAGGGTTAAGAAGGAGAATGAGGTCGAAGTGAAATTGGAGGTGGAGATTGAGAATGATGAGGAAATTAATGTAGCAGCACCGGTCGCTGAGAATCGGGGCCGGAGAGGTAGGCCtgcgaagaagaaggaagagaattCTGAATTGGAGAAAGAGGGAGAGGAAATTGAGGTGGTGGAGAAGCCGAAGAGGGGCCGGGGCCGGCCGGGGAAAGCTAGGGTTTTGAAGAGTGTGGATTTGGTGGAGGAGGTTGCTGTGCCGGAAGTGAGTTTGAGAGCAACTCAAAGGTGTAAGGATGTGGAAGCTGTGGTTCCGGATTCGGAGAATTGCAGTGTAGAGTGTGAACAAGTGAAGATTGAACCTAAGAGGCGTGGTGGGGGTAGGAAGAGGAAGAATGTGCAAGAAGTGCCGCGGGTGTGTGAGGAAGGTAATGTTGCGGCGGAGAAAAATTTGGGAGAAATTGGTCCAGTTGGTGTTAATGGTGATAACGATGATAAAGGGGATGTTCCGGAGCAGAAGGATTCGGGGGGAATAGGTCCAGTTGATATCAAGGAGAATGGCGTGTATGATGATGATGCTAAAGGGTTGAATTTGGGGGATGAAGAGGCAGCAGTCGGTTTTGATGTGGCAGAGAGTGGCAATGATAATGAGAAGGCAAAAGGGTCCGATTTGGGCCATGAAGAGGCAGCCATTGACTGTAATGTTGGAGAGAGTGGCGATAAGGTTGGAAGTGGTAGTTGGAACTGTTTTGGTGTTAATGGTGCTAAGGATGTTGATAAAAAGGGGACTGACTCTGGTGTTAAAGAAGGTTTGAGTTGGCAGGAGCCAGATTTGGAGAAGATGACTTTGGACGATTGGTTTGATTATGTGGAAGATTCTTTGCCGAAAGCGGTTAATAATGAGATTGACAAGATTTGTTCCGGAATGAGAGAGAAGGCTAAGCTAGTCCAGGAGTATATAGCACAATACAAGAAGGAGAAGTGTCAAAGTTAA